Part of the Pseudarthrobacter sp. NBSH8 genome is shown below.
CGGCCGCTGCGCCGCACCATCCAGCGCGAGATCGAGGACCAGCTCTCCGAGAAGATCCTGTTCGGCGAGCTCCACGCCGGCGACATCGTTGTAGTGGATGTGGATGGCGAAGGCGACGACGCCAAGTTCACGTTCGCTGGCAACGCCAAGCCGCGCATCCCGGAGATCGCTCCCAGCGTCTAACCACCAAAAGCGAAGGCTCCGCCACTCCGAAAGGAGCGGCGGGGCCTTCGTGTTGTCCGGCTTCCCGGTGTTGAGTCCGGGAGCGCCCCAGCCCAGCGGGAGCGGCCGAAGCCGGCCGGCCGCCACCGTAGGATTATGGGGTGACCGACTCTGATTCCTTCCACATCCGTTCCGCACGTACCAGTGACGTGGCCGCCATTAAGGGCCTTGTGGCGCCGTTGGCTGGGCAGCGGATCCTGATGGCAAAAGAGACGGTTGCCTACTACGAGAGCCTCCAGGAATTCCGGATCGCAGAAGCCGATGACGGCGATGTCATCGGCTGCGGTGCGCTGCACGTTATGTGGGAGGACCTCGCTGAAGTCCGCACGCTGGCCGCGTCGGATGCATGGCGCGGCAAAGGCGTGGGGCACGTGCTCGTGGAAAGCCTGCTGGCCGAAGCCCGTGAACTGGGAGTGGGACGGGTCTTTTGCCTCACCTTCGAGGTGGATTTTTTCAAGCGCCACGGCTTCGAGGTCATGGCCGACCAGACGGCAGTGGACCCGGTGGTCTACTCCGAGCTGCTGCGCTCCCATGACGAAGGCGTTGCCGAGTTCCTGGACCTGGCGCGGGTCAAGCCCAACACCCTGGGCAATACCCGCATGATCAAGACCCTCTAGACACCCCTGATCACCCTGCCCGGGCAACCGCGGCAAGAAGTCACCCCTGTGACATAAATAGCTTGAAATCGAATTGATGGATAAAGTGACAGGGTTGCAGTGTGGGGCCTGCTGTAAGGGACGGTCATTGGGGGCTGTCCCTTACCGCTTCCACCGAATCGTCGCAGGCTACCGGACTTTGTGCGGCGGTAGTAGGGTCGAAGTGCATCCTCCAGGAAGCACCCACACCCCAGGAGTTCTGCCATGAAAAAGCTCATTAACGATCCCCGCTCCGTAGTTGACGAATCCGTGGAAGGATTCGGTCTGGCCCACGCGGGACTCGTCAACGTCATCGCCGATCCCAAGTACGTAACACGCAAAGACGCGCCAGTGACCGGAAAAGTCGGACTCGTTTCCGGCGGGGGAAGCGGCCACGAACCGCTCCACGCCGGTTTTGTCGGGCTGGGAATGCTCGACGCCGCGGTGCCGGGGGCGGTATTCACCTCACCGACGCCGGACCAGATCCTCCCCGCCACGCTCGCCGTTAACTCGGGCGCCGGCGTCGTCCATATCGTGAAAAACTACACCGGCGACGTCCTGAACTTCGAGACCGCAG
Proteins encoded:
- a CDS encoding amino-acid N-acetyltransferase → MTDSDSFHIRSARTSDVAAIKGLVAPLAGQRILMAKETVAYYESLQEFRIAEADDGDVIGCGALHVMWEDLAEVRTLAASDAWRGKGVGHVLVESLLAEARELGVGRVFCLTFEVDFFKRHGFEVMADQTAVDPVVYSELLRSHDEGVAEFLDLARVKPNTLGNTRMIKTL